The proteins below are encoded in one region of Equus caballus isolate H_3958 breed thoroughbred chromosome 18, TB-T2T, whole genome shotgun sequence:
- the POLR2D gene encoding DNA-directed RNA polymerase II subunit RPB4 gives MAAGGSDPRAGDVEEDASQLIFPKEFETAETLLNSEVHMLLEHRKQQNESAEDEQELSEVFMKTLNYTARFSRFKNRETIASVRSLLLQKKLHKFELACLANLCPETAEESKALIPSLEGRFEDEELQQILDDIQTKRSFQY, from the exons ATGGCGGCTGGCGGCAGCGACCCGCGGGCTGGCGACGTGGAGGAGGACGCCTCACAGCTCATCTTTCCCaaag AGTTTGAAACAGCTGAGACGCTTCTAAATTCAGAAGTTCATATGCTTCTGGAGCATCGAAAGCAACAGAATGAGAGTGCAGAGGATGAACAGGAACTTTCTGAGGTCTTCATGAAAACTTTAAACTACACTGCCCGATTCAGTCGTTTCAAAAACAGAGAGACCATTGCCAGTGTCCGTAG CTTGTTGCTTCAGAAGAAGCTTCATAAGTTTGAGTTGGCCTGTTTGGCCAACCTTTGTCCAGAGACTGCTGAGGAGTCCAAGGCTCTGATCCCAAG CCTCGAGGGGCGGTTTGAAGATGAGGAGCTACAGCAGATTCTTGATGACATCCAGACCAAGCGCAGCTTTCAATATTAA